Genomic window (Drosophila sulfurigaster albostrigata strain 15112-1811.04 chromosome 2R, ASM2355843v2, whole genome shotgun sequence):
GTGCATCAAAAACAGATCGTAAGCAAATATTACACTACTATGAATATTATAGGATATTTAATTCTTAGGTGCAGAACTTTTTCTTGCCTCTGATTAcaaattttcgttttgttatCTACCGGTTAAAGTATGTCATTGACTTCAACTAAGTATATGAGCAATATACCCGATATCTGAGAATAGAACGGAACTGTTTTCGAGTGaaagttatataatattatttcaatgtgCTTATCTGATTTTCGCATTGAGTCGCTGCCTTaagaaaaagatttaaaatgaattatattcacttttaatgaattcatttcGATTGTGTTCTAGAAACGATCGAATTGTTTCTCCTATCacacataatttaaattttctaaatttattgAGATCTATGCGGGCAAATATACTCAAGGCAAAACATTTCATATCTTTGGAATTTTttcaactaaataaataaacaaatacagaCAGATATAAAGCATTAGTTGGCATTGGTATATAGCgcaaaagtttaaataaattcatttggaATCCGCATTTGGTCGAGAGTCAATTGCGCATTTGAGAAAAATctacgaaaaaaaattaattccaGACGTGTTTTCGTTaccatacatatgtatttattttgatggcTTCGCGCGATTTCGCCGAGAACCAACAGTAAAAATAACtgtaatattctaaaaataaaatacaattgttAAGGCTGAGTGAACATTCGACCCAGACGTCAGTTCTCTTTTTTAGTTATTGTTCCCTTGTGATCTAcaattaagcaattaaaatttatatagtatagagaTTAGAGCGATTATACGAAATTTTTATACTTAATGCCGTTTTTTACATCAATTCTTTTCATGTTTGTTTCAGGCGAATTCCCGTTAAAACTGGCCAGTGTTGTACAAcgtatataaataacatatgtcacttaaatacattaatattaaacGATAAATCGAATGACAAAGTGATGTCAGTTAAAAGTTAtgtgtcgcacacacacatttatttatattaaatggGCAGAACTTGAATTAGTTAAATGCACAGTGTGGCAAAGCACattgtataatttgaaatCTGTGTTGAATCATAATCAATGTATCTTGAGCAATTTATGGCAgtagtatatgtatttaaatgtgctaaaaacaatataattgtatatacaacaaaaattaatcatAAGTTTCGAAAAGAATATTCAACGAgtttagaatttatatttatcgtGTGCTTTGTTTCGTTCACTTTGTAGTGCCGTGTTTTTAATGTTGTGGgataactaaaaataaaacagaaaacaagctattaaatgtaatttaattatggaACGAAAGCTAATATATAtgaacattaattttaaatctttatactaataatttgttaatctACGAAAAGAACTATGCCATGTGCATATATTGATTAATACCTGCTTTAGATCTAAGTTCGACTAATACAGACagcttataaataaagtgCAATGATGTTGAagataaatgaataatttgaaaatccGAAAAGATCAACAGCGCCATCTGTGGGTCAGAGTAAGTAGTATAAATATGGGATTTATTCGTTATTCTTTTACGCAATTAAATGACGTAGTCCCTGTTTTGGTATTCTACGTTATTCCGCTCATAGGGGAATGGAATAACGTAGAATccccatatacatatataaattactaTCTCGAATCCCTCAGGGAAGTCGCGTTATTCACTTACGATAAGTATTTTCCGTAACGATAGGAATTCTCCGTTACTCATTTTTCACCATGTTTGTATACTACTAGAGTTGTCAACCaattcattcaaaattttatttgcacatctacaaatttaaaaagcttAATAAACTGCCTAAACGATTTGATGCATATACGGTTAATTTGTTGCACAAAACCCTTTAGACAGTCCATTAATGCCAGGTGAACAGACAGTGGGCAATAAGCAGATAAATTGTGGCAATAATGACGGTGAAGATCATGACAGGAAAACCGATATACAAAAAGTGCCGAAAGTTGATGTCATAACCATGCTGCTTCGCTATGCCGCAAGTAACCACATTAGCCGAGGCACCAATCAGTGTTCCATTGCCGCCAAAGCAGGCGCCATAGACAAGCGACCAGATCAAGGGATGCAGCGATAAACCAAGGGACTTGTTTGTCCCCAACTTGATAACGAGTTTCAGCATCAGCGTCGTTATGGGAATGTTGTCCACAAACGCGGAGCTCAAGGCACTAAACCAGAGCACCAATAAAATGCTGACAACCATCTGCGAATCCTCGTCCACACCCATGATAATATCGGTGGTGATATCATTGATGCAATCGATCAATCCCATCACCACCAGACTCTCCATGAACACAAAGAGAGCAGCGAAAAAGACCAACGTAGACCACTCGACACGCTCCAGGATCGAGTCCACATCAGACCTATTGGCCAAAATGAGCAGCAGAAGAGCAGCTAGAATGGCCGACCAGGATAACATGATGCCCTTCAAGCCGGGTATCGAGCTGAGCAGGAAGAGGAACACCGCAATGCCCAAGGCGATGCAACATTTGATGAGCAGCGGCATATCCTTAATGCGTTGATTCTCCTTCAAATGCTTAAGCGTCTCCTCGAAATGTTCTTCACTCTTTGGCTGTTGCGTTTTCTCCATTTCCAGGCGCTCCCTCAACACCTCGATGTGCCTATGTATGGTATGACTATATTGCGTATCCTTGCTATTCTCTGCCTGCTTTTCGAGTGCCGCGATCGAGCGCAACAACTGATCGCCAGTGTCTTTAAGCTTATCCCGCGTCATGTAGTAGATCAACACGAAGCCAAGAAGCATGGCAACTAACACACCAGGGAAAACGTGCAGCACGAAGTTGCCGAAGTTGATTCCCGATTGGTGGATAAACGAGTTGGACACAATGATCACATTGGGTGGATCTCCCACTGGAGTCAGAGTCCCGCCAATATTCGAGAAGATAGCCACGCAGATGAGCACAACCAGCGTATTGATGGCCAACATTTCGCAGAGACGAATAGTCACCGGGACCATGAGCAGCACAATTGTCACATTGTCGAGGAAGGCGGACAGGACGCCGGTGAACATATACAAATAGAAGAGCAGACGCCAGATGTGTCCCTTAGACAGCTCATAGGCAAACACGGTCAGATAGTCAAAGGCACCCGTCTCCGAGACGATGGACACCATGATCATCATGCCAAAGAGCAGCATCAACGTTTCCATATCGATCCACTGGACGATCTCCTGCAACGATGGACGATCCTCCAATATGCAGAGCACTCCAATACCGCTGGTCGCCGCCATGAGGGCGGCAAATGTACGATCCGTGATATCGAAACCAATCAGCACATACAGCATGATGAGCAACAACAGTCCCAGCCACACACTGAGACTTTCATTGAACGGATTCGCATCGATCTTGATGGACATGCCCAATGGTTCTGTATGATGACTTAGCAGTGTCAGCTGCAATGTCGTATCCGGATTGCTCCATGCACGAATCACCATGCCTTTGTCCATCATCAGATCGCTAATGAATGCTCGCCTGAGATCATCGTCCAATTTGAATCTCTTCTTCACAGTGTTCAATTCAGTAGAGTCCGCCTCAGCGACATAGACTTTCCACACCCTGGATATCCAAGAgctttcatttgatttgtcATTAAACAATTCGATGGCAACGTCTATGGCTGACGGATTGTCGCGTGCAAACTTCGAATGCATTGTGGCTATCAAATCAATGTTGCCCTTCAGCTCCACACTGACCGAATCTCCAAGTGGATCTTCGTCTATTTCGACCACTTGCTTAGCATTGGGGTGAAGGGGAACGATAATCTCTTCAGATTTATGCGGTGGGGTTAGAATAATGTACACCGTACATATTGCCCATATGATAAGCAGGATGGCAATCTTTACGACTGAGAATATGAATTTGTGAAGCTCTCGACGGTGAAGCTGCTCCTCGGTTAAAATCCCATCGCGCTCCAAGAAGATTGAACGACGAATGCTAGAAGCTCGACGAGCACTGTAagccataaaataaataaaaccgtttttttcttgtttcagATTCTTGTGTTTTGGtgagtttttatttagttttaacgATTTTTATAAATAGGATTACTTGATTTgaaaaacatgtaagaaagttacagtcgagtgttctcgactgtgagatacccgccacccatttttaataaaagcaaaatattgcggtattattttcaaaaatatatcgatatagtacactattcaaaatataccatagacggcacaatgtaccagattgtcggccaaagcaactaagaccccgagtaagtaggcgtttttcctatacaaaagtatttctttaataacttccacaatttttatctgatcgcaaccaaattttcggGAATcgtaactactatagtaattattgtatataccaaaattctagctttaaaattacgcttgttattcgatttttttgatttgcgggggcggaagtgggcgtggcaaaaattttaaacaaacttgatctgcgtgcaaacataacaaatactgtcgaaaaaaattatagctctatctcttatagtctctgagatccaatGTTTCATacatacagacggacagacagatacggacatggctagatcgtctcgtctgtctgcctgttacatacatttcctgccggcacaaatgaccctatgggtagcgggtataataaaatataaataatgatatGGAGGAGTTAAAATCgaatatattgtaaaatcGAATATAATGTAAAAACCAGAATCTGAAATGCAATATAATTggtaagtttttattttatttaaaagatttgATTGCTTGATTGACAATTTTGCGTAATTAACATGTCTAATCTTGTAATTATAACAATGTTGTCTTTGGATTCTTCAGTCTGCCAAATATGTGGGTTGTACGTAGACTTTTGTCGCCCACAGTTCACTTACTTAGCCCACTTGAACGGAAGCAAGTTATAAATACATTACTATTTAATGGTGGCATATAGTCGATAATGAATTGGCAAATGAATAGCTATAAAAATCGCGACAAATgagaaattatattaaatgcataGCACATCATCTGTTTGGAATATGTTATCTTTTTGCTGTTGGCGAGTTCTAATTTCAGACAGATAGAAATACAATGggtaaatgtaaatataaataaacatatgtaaCCATTGTTGGCGTTTCTCGCTGTTGTTCAACAATTAAGTGACTGACTGCTATattctttattgttgttattgtattgttATATACAACAATACTACATACAATCCAGCGTCAATTTGCGCACACacaattgttttgaaatttaatctTATCGTTTGCCAACTACTCTACAGATATAATACCctaaacaaattattcaaaaggGTATGCCAATTGAGATATAAGTCAAAGAAGATGTGAAACTCGTAGAAAAATAACGAATacctaaaaataataatttgataatggTATTagatgaataaattaaaaatacaatgagaaactaaattcatttcaacttttttaaGTTCAATATCTAAGAATAGATTGTTCTATTAAGTTAAGGTAGATCCAGAGAAATACCATAAGAAACTAAATTGCCTATTACTTTTTAGAAATCCaatatcttaaaataaactttgcgACACGATTAAGAAGATTAAGTTAAGCAATAACTAATTCTTAAGTGAACCACATGGTAACTTAATACAACTAGACTATTAAaccaataaaattgtaaattttttaaagaaatattaagtTGTGGATCATTTGATGATCGCATTGTGGCAAATTTAGAGTggaaacaatttaatattaccATATGctcgattttatttatttttcatcttCGCAACGCTAATGggttaatgcaatttattatacaacaacagcagtagcaacaacaacagcagcaggagccaAAGCGTGTcaagtgaaatgaaaatgcgacTGGCGACGACCTTGAAATCCAAATTGTGGCACGATGACGTCATCCGTCAACACAATATCAAAACTGGCACAACCAACAGGCAATGAAACGCGACGAGACGAGTAAAAACAGCTGttgtatatacgtatgtatgtatgtatatgtatgtgcatatatcgTGTTGTGTACCAACATTAGAACCTAACACATTTGAAATAGaatgcaattacaaatttacCCAAAAATTCTATGCATAACTGAAAAAGCCGCTTTGTCCCAACAAAGAATCTTTTagacttattttttatttttttttcatctcattttattttattttgtttcttttttgattttggcCGCAGCTAATTTCCTCATTTTAATGGCCACAGAAAGCGAAACCGGTTtgtcttgtttgttgttctccGGCCAATAGAAGTGCGAATAATTAAGCAGCTGACAAAAACCAGCAGCCAAAACAACAGCGAAAACATGCGTGTGCTTATATAGTAGATTTCGGCCTAGAGACATTCAACTTTCATGATTGTTTACCATAGACATAACTTTAGGTGTTATACGCTCGTAGAGGAAGAagttaattattcaattaattagcaGAGAAAGTCGATATCTACATCATTCTTTATTTAGCTATCAGGTcttgagaaaacaaaaaaaaagagttattGATGAAATATAACAACTGATTTTATATATcttgcattttgcattcattttaatacatttggttgtgttttttcctttttttgtttgttgtatttgcgTGTAGAAAAGTGAACATAAAATCAACGTCCTTTCATACGCTGCTCTCTCTATAAGTGTATGTGAGTGTCGTGTctgtgttttatatatatatagtatatctacATAGCTACATACATGGTTTTGTTTAcatcatatttaattaaacataataaatacatatctaagcatataaatatatatacgtgtgtatattaatacaaatatatttatatatatatagatatttaaCAGATAATACATCCACTTGTTACGTCCACACTAAACATTGGGCCTCCCGTCTGCCGAACGATCCGACAGACTCAACAGTAGTACAAGtgatacaaaaatacataatgaATAAACCCAATCACAGTACCAAAACTCAAGTGATGCCAATAACTCCTCTTGCAAGCTTCTCTCTTGTCGTATTACAAATGggatttcgtttcgtttcatttgctgtttttttagATAGAAATTTCGCTAGATTTTCACGAGCCAATAGTCACGTTCCTTAATTCGATTTAGCCGAATACGGACTGGTTGAGCCAACCGAAGGcggtgtgggcgtggcaccaCTGCGTATGCCATCCCCTTCACAGACGTATTTGCCTAAAGGGACGAGAgatgcataattaatttactCCATTTCATTATCGTCGTTGAATTCACTTACCCGACACAAAACGGCGCTTGACCAAGGACAAACGATAGCCACTTCCTTGCAGCTCGAATTCGATGCCTGAAAGTGTGGTGCCCTCGCAATTGAACTGTGTGGCCAGCATGGCCGGTGTGGAGGGACCATCGTTGAGCTCCAGCCGAGCACGCAGCGTGCCAACGCCACCATCCTGCGAATTCTGCGAAATGTCCGTAAAGTTCCACACCAAACGATTCGATTCTCCCAACCTAGAAAGGTAATTGAAAAGACTAAGTATGGAAAGGAAGAGTTATAGTTATAAGCTACTTACCAGGACGAATGCGGCTTTGATTGCACATTGCGCACGGAGCCATTAACCGGCACAGAGAGTGTTACATTCAGCAACGGCGAGGCGCTGGCCATGGCATGATTATTGTACTTGTAGTCAACTTTAAGCGCCGTGTAGCTGGGCTCGCACTTCCAATAGCTGACCAGCTGGAACGGACACGAGCTGGCGCCCGGTTTGGTGCGCACCTGATACTTGAGTATGTCGACGTTAAAGTACGAGGCATTCGGATTGTTCTCCGCCTGACGTCGCAACAAAGCCGTCAACGCTGGCATATTGAACTCCAGCAGCGTGCTCATCGCGCTCGACTGTTGGCGATCGCTGTggaaattatagaaattaataaaaattgtcaaccaTAGATCAAACATTACTCTACTTACATCTGAACCAACTTGCCGTTGGGCACCAGGTTATCCAGATTTTGTACTTGCTTTATGCGAAAGCCCAGCTTGGCTGGATTTGGATTATTGGCTAGCAGACCGGCAATGCCGGCTGGGAATGATAGCATCATATCACCGGACACCTTCACCTGGCAACGCGACTCATCGCTGCCTCTGAAATAGGCGTGGATTATCTCATGGAATGCAACCGCCAGCGGTATTGTGTCCGATATGCCAATCGTGAGCGGCGACGGACCACGCGACGATCCCATGCCCCCAATGGCAGTTCGGAACTCCAGACTGCCAATGCTGTCCGCTCGATTCATTGCTGGCGCTGGACTCATCCGACCGCGTCCCACTGTCGCACtgccagctgcagcagttgccgCTGTGCCAATGGCAATCATATCCGAGCGACGTGAGGGAGGACGCGGTATAActatgctgctgccaccaGCTGATGTGGGTGTGGGTATCTGACGACCTGGCGGCTTGCTCAGCGTGGCCGATGGCGGCGCCGAGGCACTCATTTCCCCCAGCTCCGAGAATATGTCGCCCAGATCCGCATAGCGATTGTGACTCGCattgttggcattgttgttggaGAGCGTCGGACTCTGCAGCGGTGCATACGGATGCACGCTGGCCGTAGGCGTTGAAGCATTGGAAATCTCTGGCGATTGTTGACGTGAGACTACTGCTCCACGTGTGCCACCTTGCAACTGCTGGCTGTGATGCTGTGGGGgttaaaatatagaaatagttGAATAAATCAAGCGTATAAATTGTAGTTACATTTAAAAGGCCAACAAGGGGGCGTGGAAACGTTCTAAAACGGAATTCAACTGCGTTGGAGACACATAAATGGCGTTACCAAATTTGGCAGCTTTAACGCTCATAGTTTTTAACAAATGAGTATTTAaacaaacggacagacagccagacaaaTAGTTTACTAACCGCAAATACGCCAGTGGGCGACAACGAGATGTTTTCCACCGTTGCTCTTAGCTCATCCACGCTGGCCGAAATCGGCGCTTGTCCATTGTTCAGTGGCTTGATCTTAACATGAATGCGTCGCTTGTCGTTGTCTGAATCCGTATCCGAGTCGGAGTAAAAGCTTCCAGCTGCTGAATTACGTGAGCTTTGAGTATGCAgcatagtatttaaaatatgattttgtCTTACACTTATCGTGGCCCTCCTCCCAAGCAATTTCCTTGGCTGGCTGTATGCTGAATCCTTCCTCATCCACCTCATAACCACCACCGCTGGCATTGGCCGCATTTGCAGTGCCCGCTGTTGACGAGCCCGCTGCCCCAGCTCCTGAGGTGTTGCTGGTATTAGCCAAACCATTGCCAGTGGCGCCCGTTCCAATTGCACCGCCTCCACTGCCACCCATGCTGCTGACACCCGCCGAATCGACGCTGCCTTGAGCCGAGGTGGCAGACAAGGCAGCCAAGCCGCCTCCAGCACTGCTGCCACTTGAGTTTTGAGTCTTCATGCTGCGTCCATGATCATCATAGTCCAAGAGTGTGTTATTGGCTCGCTCCGCGCTGCAGCAAAGAATGAGTTACTATGCCGTTTGATAGTTAATAATAGATAACTCACCTGGTTAGACGCTCCTCCTGCTTATTGTCAGCGGCCTCGTtgtctttcttcttctttgactttttggtttttgccttGTCGCGTCTACTACGCAAAATGCCCGAAACTGCAGCGAGATTATCCATAAAACAATCGAGAGTTAGAATTTTAGTCTCTACTTAACTCTTGAACAAACATTAAGTACATAAACATTAAACTAACGCTGCACTTAAAATCAACACAAATTGAATGTGCAGTATCTAGTTTAAAAGAGGAATTTAAGAATGTTATGTGAATATGCTACACTAATTGGGATCATAAAGTATAGAATTGCATAACGATCAAGAGAAATTCTGATGACAAGTTTAGTGCGAAATTTAAGATATGCCTGAAAAGGGAGGGACTTTTTCAATGAACTCAAACACCGCCATAAATTACAACGAATGATTAGATGAAGATGTTACAAAATTGTGAGTGAATGCTCAATGCTTGCGGGAACTTGTCCTTAAACTAAATGCACATGCAAGAGGTGTGAAAATTAATATGTACATTCATGACTGTAGAATCTGAGGGAGGGGGAATTGATTGGGGAGGTATTCACTTTACGTTCATGTTGGTATTTACATTTACCCTGAGAGTTCGatgtgaatatatttaaaagtgaCGTTGTACGTCTGgacgttgttgctgttgttgttgttgtcgtggccCCATTGTTGCCCACTGCagtctgttgttgctgttgctgatgattgAGATGATCTTGCTCGTTTAATGATTTCG
Coding sequences:
- the LOC133836692 gene encoding P protein-like; translated protein: MAYSARRASSIRRSIFLERDGILTEEQLHRRELHKFIFSVVKIAILLIIWAICTVYIILTPPHKSEEIIVPLHPNAKQVVEIDEDPLGDSVSVELKGNIDLIATMHSKFARDNPSAIDVAIELFNDKSNESSWISRVWKVYVAEADSTELNTVKKRFKLDDDLRRAFISDLMMDKGMVIRAWSNPDTTLQLTLLSHHTEPLGMSIKIDANPFNESLSVWLGLLLLIMLYVLIGFDITDRTFAALMAATSGIGVLCILEDRPSLQEIVQWIDMETLMLLFGMMIMVSIVSETGAFDYLTVFAYELSKGHIWRLLFYLYMFTGVLSAFLDNVTIVLLMVPVTIRLCEMLAINTLVVLICVAIFSNIGGTLTPVGDPPNVIIVSNSFIHQSGINFGNFVLHVFPGVLVAMLLGFVLIYYMTRDKLKDTGDQLLRSIAALEKQAENSKDTQYSHTIHRHIEVLRERLEMEKTQQPKSEEHFEETLKHLKENQRIKDMPLLIKCCIALGIAVFLFLLSSIPGLKGIMLSWSAILAALLLLILANRSDVDSILERVEWSTLVFFAALFVFMESLVVMGLIDCINDITTDIIMGVDEDSQMVVSILLVLWFSALSSAFVDNIPITTLMLKLVIKLGTNKSLGLSLHPLIWSLVYGACFGGNGTLIGASANVVTCGIAKQHGYDINFRHFLYIGFPVMIFTVIIATIYLLIAHCLFTWH